The proteins below come from a single Saccharopolyspora sp. SCSIO 74807 genomic window:
- a CDS encoding bifunctional allantoicase/(S)-ureidoglycine aminohydrolase gives MSQPTYFAPEGGLPSQSTMLTDRALVTEAYTVIPRGVLRDIVTSNLPGWNGTRAWILAKPIQGFSTTFAQYVVEVSPGGGSTRPEPERGVESVVFVLGGELRLVIEGARHDLTPGGYAYIPAGADWSVANDSGERASFQWVRKAYEPLEGYAPAAFAVQEQDIQPTPMPDTNGAWATTRFVDPDDLAHDMHVNIVTFEPGAVIPFTETHVMEHGIYVLEGKAVYRLNGDWVEVEAGDFMWLRAFCPQACYAGGPGKFRYLLYKDVNRQIKLT, from the coding sequence TTGAGCCAGCCGACCTACTTCGCCCCCGAGGGCGGCCTGCCGTCCCAATCCACCATGCTCACCGACCGCGCACTGGTCACCGAGGCGTACACGGTCATCCCGCGCGGCGTGCTGCGCGACATCGTCACCAGCAACCTTCCCGGGTGGAACGGCACTCGGGCGTGGATCCTCGCCAAGCCGATCCAAGGGTTCTCGACGACGTTCGCGCAGTACGTCGTCGAGGTGTCGCCGGGAGGCGGCAGCACCCGGCCGGAACCGGAGCGCGGCGTCGAATCCGTCGTGTTCGTGCTCGGCGGCGAGCTGCGGCTGGTCATCGAGGGAGCCCGGCACGACCTCACCCCCGGTGGATACGCCTACATCCCGGCCGGGGCCGACTGGTCGGTGGCCAACGATTCCGGCGAGCGAGCCAGCTTCCAGTGGGTCCGCAAGGCCTACGAACCGCTCGAGGGCTACGCGCCCGCGGCGTTCGCGGTCCAGGAGCAGGACATCCAGCCCACGCCGATGCCCGACACCAACGGAGCATGGGCCACGACGCGGTTCGTGGACCCGGACGACCTCGCCCACGACATGCACGTCAACATCGTCACCTTCGAGCCGGGCGCGGTCATCCCGTTCACCGAGACGCACGTGATGGAGCACGGGATCTACGTGCTCGAAGGCAAGGCCGTGTACCGGCTCAACGGCGACTGGGTGGAGGTGGAGGCGGGAGACTTCATGTGGCTGCGCGCCTTCTGCCCGCAGGCTTGCTACGCGGGCGGACCGGGCAAGTTCCGGTACCTGCTCTACAAGGACGTCAACCGGCAGATCAAGCTGACCTGA
- a CDS encoding lysylphosphatidylglycerol synthase transmembrane domain-containing protein, which yields MVQRGESPDGEGSASPESRLRLSIGRRPRDLLRVLVAGALLTLSVLLALVPANPVELAILRQLQRIPAVPGPFWVALSWCGSWVAIAVVAAVALYFKKIRAGLLCGAAGAVTWGLAEVIQFVLGPRPVSAVPAPPPGSVPFPATEVAVVVALTVVTGPYLGSVARRIGGVLSVLVVVAVLHLGLYLPLGAAGGALLGWGTGTLFHVLAGAPGRKVSERVVQRELELAGCAPESIVALRYRLFEPREFAVRTAGGDTLRVKSVRRMRRRAGLLHGFRRWNASPDAQEEPRLSTPHHETEHEAYVGLLAERSGVRTPAVVQVCDAKFAPPLLVLRHVDGRRLPDLPRSEIDDELLDAIWTQLTLLADAGIAHHDLRAKNFLVDGEDRPWLLGFTFSHAGADAAHRAQDLADALVSLASVVGVERTVSSAVRVLPAERLEAALEQLGPLNVPRRISAQAPKGRYRLAALRETLADRTGVAVPGLRSPVRPGTVIGLLLIAAGIYLLLPELSGMGRVLDALRRAHWAWLAVAVLTGLLATLMSSISMLGSSPNALPFWRTLAVQVAAGFTGRTTPSGAGFFAINVVFMERLGFRRSLAVGVTMLNQAAVGAVAFVICVIGLFSGGLSRVVQNLRIPTSALFVALGVLVVAVGVVFGMPAVRKRIVGSAVEVARELFAVLRHPVRAALLFGGSLGYLVVSGAGLAACLAAVSADFSWVSAIVVFVIGNTLGHLAPSPGGLGAVEAVLIAGLGAIGVPPTAAVTGVLTSRLLTYWLPVLPGIAMFRYLQHRHTI from the coding sequence GTGGTGCAGCGGGGGGAATCGCCGGACGGGGAGGGCAGCGCCTCCCCGGAATCCCGCCTGCGGTTGTCGATCGGGCGGCGCCCGCGGGACCTGCTGCGAGTGCTGGTCGCCGGAGCGCTGCTGACGCTGAGCGTGCTGCTGGCGCTGGTGCCCGCCAACCCCGTCGAACTCGCGATCCTGCGGCAGCTGCAGCGGATTCCCGCGGTGCCCGGCCCGTTCTGGGTCGCGTTGAGCTGGTGCGGGTCCTGGGTGGCCATCGCCGTGGTCGCGGCGGTCGCGCTGTACTTCAAGAAGATCCGGGCGGGGCTGCTGTGCGGCGCGGCAGGCGCGGTGACCTGGGGGCTCGCCGAGGTGATCCAGTTCGTCCTCGGCCCCCGCCCGGTTTCCGCCGTTCCCGCTCCGCCGCCCGGCAGCGTCCCGTTCCCCGCTACCGAGGTGGCGGTCGTGGTGGCGCTGACGGTGGTCACCGGCCCGTACCTGGGGAGCGTGGCGAGGCGGATCGGCGGGGTGCTCAGCGTCCTGGTCGTGGTGGCCGTTCTGCACCTCGGGCTCTACCTGCCGCTGGGCGCGGCCGGGGGAGCGCTGCTGGGGTGGGGCACCGGGACGTTGTTCCACGTCCTGGCGGGCGCGCCCGGGCGCAAGGTCTCCGAACGGGTCGTGCAGCGCGAGCTGGAGCTGGCCGGGTGCGCGCCCGAATCGATCGTCGCCCTGCGCTACCGGCTGTTCGAGCCGCGCGAATTCGCCGTGCGCACCGCCGGCGGCGACACCCTCCGGGTCAAATCCGTGCGGCGGATGCGCAGGCGGGCCGGGCTGCTGCACGGGTTCCGGCGCTGGAACGCCTCACCCGATGCGCAGGAAGAACCGCGGCTGTCCACACCGCACCACGAGACCGAGCACGAGGCGTACGTCGGGCTGCTCGCCGAACGCTCCGGGGTGCGCACTCCCGCGGTCGTGCAGGTCTGCGACGCGAAGTTCGCGCCACCGCTGCTGGTGCTGCGGCACGTGGACGGCCGCAGACTCCCGGACCTCCCGCGCTCGGAGATCGACGACGAACTGCTGGACGCGATCTGGACGCAGCTGACCCTGCTGGCAGACGCGGGCATCGCGCACCACGATCTGCGGGCGAAGAACTTCCTCGTGGACGGCGAGGACCGCCCGTGGCTGCTCGGTTTCACCTTCAGCCACGCAGGGGCGGACGCGGCGCACCGGGCTCAGGACCTCGCGGACGCCTTGGTCTCGCTGGCTTCGGTCGTCGGCGTCGAGCGCACGGTGTCCTCCGCGGTCCGCGTGCTGCCCGCCGAACGGCTCGAGGCGGCGCTGGAACAACTCGGGCCGCTGAACGTGCCCCGCCGGATCAGCGCGCAGGCCCCGAAGGGGCGCTACCGGCTGGCCGCGCTGCGCGAAACGCTCGCGGACCGCACCGGAGTCGCGGTTCCTGGCCTGCGGTCACCGGTGCGGCCGGGCACCGTGATCGGCCTCCTGCTGATCGCCGCGGGCATCTACCTGCTGCTGCCGGAACTGTCCGGGATGGGCCGGGTGCTGGACGCGTTGCGCCGCGCCCACTGGGCATGGCTGGCGGTCGCGGTGCTCACCGGGCTGCTGGCGACCCTCATGTCGTCGATCTCCATGCTCGGCTCCAGCCCGAACGCCCTGCCGTTCTGGCGCACCCTCGCGGTCCAGGTCGCCGCCGGTTTCACCGGGCGCACGACGCCGAGCGGCGCGGGCTTCTTCGCCATCAACGTCGTGTTCATGGAACGCCTCGGGTTCCGCCGCTCGCTGGCGGTGGGCGTCACGATGCTCAACCAGGCCGCTGTCGGCGCGGTCGCCTTCGTGATCTGCGTGATCGGCCTGTTCAGCGGCGGGTTGTCCCGGGTCGTGCAGAACCTGCGGATTCCGACGAGCGCCCTGTTCGTGGCGCTGGGAGTGCTGGTCGTCGCGGTCGGTGTCGTGTTCGGGATGCCTGCCGTGCGCAAGCGGATCGTCGGGTCCGCGGTGGAGGTCGCCCGCGAGCTGTTCGCGGTGCTGCGGCATCCGGTGCGGGCGGCGCTGCTGTTCGGCGGGTCGCTCGGCTACCTCGTGGTCTCCGGCGCAGGGCTGGCCGCGTGCCTGGCGGCTGTCTCCGCGGATTTCTCCTGGGTGTCGGCGATCGTCGTGTTCGTCATCGGCAACACCCTCGGTCACCTCGCGCCGTCGCCGGGTGGGCTCGGAGCGGTCGAAGCCGTGCTGATCGCGGGCCTCGGGGCGATCGGTGTCCCGCCGACCGCGGCGGTGACCGGCGTGCTCACCTCGCGGCTGCTGACCTACTGGCTGCCCGTGCTGCCCGGCATCGCCATGTTCCGCTACTTGCAGCACCGCCACACCATCTGA
- a CDS encoding AAA family ATPase, translating into MKEFEVVPVDREPAPVIFLVTGVPGSGKSTVARALAQRFALGAHVEVDKLQEFIVSGGRWPGPEPEEEPDRQLFLRARNAALLSDSFAGAGVVPVIDDVVVLKPHLDFYRESVRTRDLKLAVLAPDPAVAGERNRGRDKVLVEDWSFLDEAMRGQIPGEGVWVDNAALTVEQTVDEILGRSGVATA; encoded by the coding sequence GTGAAGGAATTCGAGGTCGTTCCGGTCGATCGCGAGCCGGCTCCGGTGATCTTCCTGGTGACCGGTGTGCCCGGCAGCGGCAAGTCGACCGTTGCGCGCGCACTCGCCCAGCGGTTCGCGCTCGGGGCGCACGTCGAGGTGGACAAGTTGCAGGAGTTCATCGTCTCGGGCGGGCGCTGGCCGGGCCCGGAGCCGGAGGAGGAACCGGATCGGCAGCTGTTCCTGCGCGCGCGCAACGCGGCGCTGCTGTCGGACAGTTTCGCCGGTGCCGGAGTCGTGCCGGTGATCGACGACGTCGTGGTGCTCAAGCCCCACCTGGATTTCTACCGCGAGTCGGTGCGCACCCGGGATCTGAAGCTGGCCGTGCTGGCGCCGGATCCCGCGGTGGCCGGTGAGCGCAATCGCGGGCGGGACAAGGTCCTCGTCGAGGACTGGTCCTTTCTGGACGAGGCGATGCGCGGTCAGATTCCCGGTGAGGGCGTCTGGGTGGACAACGCCGCGCTGACGGTGGAGCAGACGGTGGACGAGATCCTCGGCCGCAGCGGGGTCGCTACCGCGTGA
- a CDS encoding NCS1 family nucleobase:cation symporter-1, which yields MTATDNEASCTPSPRLYSYDLAPTKKDGRRWGAYNVFTLWANDVHSLGNYAFAIGLFALGLNVWGILAAFLLASVLLFLLLTLSGYMGHKAGVPFPVMSRIAFGTKGAQIPAAVRGIVAIAWFGIQTYLASSVLNTLLVAMFPALRKLEAHTVLGLSLLGWLTFLVLWLVQVLIVSYGMHVIRRYMAVAAPTTLITMFGLAVWMFARADWSISPSTAEPLTGAAMWLQVLQGAALWVVIYGTFVLNFCDFTRSAKSRRSIVGGNLVGIPVNMLFFATIVVVLSGAQFKLNGRVITSPADIVQTIPNTFLLAAASVALVLLTIAVNLLANFVAPIYVLVNLFPRRLNFRRAGLVSAVIGIVILPWNLYDNPVVVNYFLGGLGALLGPLFGVIMADYWLLRRTRVNVPDLYTEQAQGEYHYRRGYNPKAVWAFVPSAAIAVVLALVPAFGAASGFSWFIGAALGAVIYAAIGDRDPDGRDVDGESIAVAAE from the coding sequence ATGACCGCCACCGACAACGAAGCGAGCTGCACCCCGAGTCCCCGGTTGTACAGCTACGACCTGGCCCCGACCAAGAAGGACGGGCGCCGCTGGGGCGCGTACAACGTCTTCACGCTCTGGGCCAACGACGTGCACAGCCTCGGCAACTACGCGTTCGCGATCGGGCTGTTCGCACTCGGGCTGAACGTGTGGGGAATCCTGGCCGCGTTCCTGCTCGCCTCGGTGCTGCTGTTCCTGCTGCTGACGCTGTCCGGCTACATGGGGCACAAGGCCGGTGTGCCGTTCCCGGTCATGAGCCGCATCGCGTTCGGGACGAAGGGTGCGCAGATCCCGGCCGCGGTCCGCGGAATCGTCGCCATCGCCTGGTTCGGCATCCAGACCTACCTCGCGTCCTCGGTGCTCAACACCCTCCTGGTGGCGATGTTCCCCGCACTGCGGAAGCTGGAAGCGCACACGGTGCTGGGGCTGTCGCTGCTCGGCTGGCTCACCTTCCTCGTGCTCTGGCTCGTCCAAGTGCTCATCGTCAGCTACGGGATGCACGTGATCCGCAGGTACATGGCGGTCGCGGCACCGACGACGCTGATCACGATGTTCGGCCTGGCGGTGTGGATGTTCGCCCGCGCGGACTGGTCCATTTCGCCGTCCACCGCCGAGCCGCTCACCGGGGCGGCGATGTGGCTGCAGGTCCTGCAGGGCGCCGCGCTCTGGGTCGTGATCTACGGGACGTTCGTGCTGAACTTCTGCGACTTCACGCGCTCGGCCAAGAGCCGCCGCTCGATCGTGGGTGGCAACCTGGTCGGCATCCCGGTGAACATGCTCTTCTTCGCCACCATCGTCGTGGTCCTCAGCGGAGCGCAGTTCAAGCTGAACGGGCGGGTGATCACCAGCCCCGCCGACATCGTCCAGACGATTCCGAACACGTTCCTGCTGGCGGCCGCGTCGGTCGCGCTGGTGCTGCTGACGATCGCGGTGAACCTGCTCGCCAACTTCGTCGCGCCGATCTACGTGCTGGTGAACCTTTTCCCGCGGCGGCTGAACTTCCGCCGGGCAGGGCTGGTGAGCGCCGTCATCGGCATCGTCATCCTGCCTTGGAACCTCTACGACAACCCGGTGGTGGTGAACTACTTCCTCGGCGGCCTCGGCGCGCTGCTCGGACCGCTGTTCGGCGTGATCATGGCGGACTACTGGCTGCTGCGCAGGACCCGGGTGAACGTCCCGGACCTCTACACCGAGCAAGCCCAGGGCGAGTACCACTACCGGCGCGGATACAACCCGAAGGCGGTGTGGGCGTTCGTCCCGTCCGCGGCGATCGCCGTCGTGCTCGCGCTGGTGCCCGCCTTCGGCGCCGCATCCGGGTTCTCGTGGTTCATCGGTGCGGCGCTCGGGGCCGTCATCTACGCCGCCATCGGTGACCGCGATCCTGACGGGCGGGACGTGGACGGCGAGTCGATCGCCGTCGCGGCCGAGTGA
- a CDS encoding GreA/GreB family elongation factor produces MADTQRAWLTPQAHERLSAELADLLAPGNGDTGTGEDGSIPAQQERKGRIRQIQHLLASAVVGEAPPDDGIAEPGMVLTVRYDDAGDVETFLLGTREAELNDLEVYSPASPLGTALGGARRGEQRSYQVPDGTTVQVTLLDAVPYGRHVEQSIAQ; encoded by the coding sequence ATGGCCGATACCCAGCGCGCCTGGCTGACACCGCAAGCGCACGAGCGGCTCAGCGCCGAGCTCGCCGACCTGCTCGCGCCGGGCAACGGCGACACCGGAACGGGCGAGGACGGCTCGATCCCGGCTCAGCAGGAGCGGAAAGGCCGGATCAGGCAGATCCAGCACCTGCTGGCCTCCGCCGTCGTCGGCGAGGCGCCGCCGGACGACGGCATCGCCGAGCCGGGCATGGTGCTCACCGTCCGCTACGACGACGCCGGAGATGTCGAAACTTTCCTGCTGGGCACCCGCGAAGCCGAGCTCAACGACCTGGAGGTCTACTCGCCGGCCTCGCCGCTGGGAACCGCGCTGGGCGGTGCCCGGCGCGGTGAGCAGCGCTCGTACCAGGTGCCGGACGGCACCACGGTGCAAGTGACGCTGCTCGACGCCGTGCCGTACGGACGGCATGTGGAGCAGTCGATAGCGCAGTGA
- a CDS encoding helix-turn-helix domain-containing protein — translation MMVLDRLVNVLGGYGVRLCCCPLSRSTELRGVVLQDCADDRPVTGDVYLAVGAESELQAIRRAQAARACVVLVRGSAELTEETVSAAELAGLAVMLVDPAVSWSELAGVVYGLVLEGRETESGRGPTDLFALADSLADAVDGAVVIEDRLSSLLAYSSSHHQADPARLATIVERQAPARLRELFEVRGVFAHLAVSDEPLFVEPDPAQGLTGRMVVAVRANRELLGSVWVDCGEPLTGVRRMALIEGARTVSLHLLRSRASADLERQVESDLVMRLLEGTAAAAALVGRLGLPPGPLRVIAIRPNVLEDHSGLLLAFDRATAGFGWSRPGRSALSGNTLYTVLSSEDVATARAWVAALRRVLPDQVSVWAGISGMASAAELSAARQEAEECLALHQSRSTDAQPRAYDESWDEILLHRLRAAAAAGRTPARGPVAELRSYDREHRTAYVATLAAWLDAQGELAEAGERLGVHANTVRYRLRRMAEVTALDLQDPRKRLAMMIDLAAHEA, via the coding sequence ATGATGGTGCTGGACCGCCTGGTCAACGTCCTGGGTGGCTACGGCGTGCGGTTGTGCTGCTGTCCGCTTTCCCGGTCGACCGAGCTGCGGGGCGTGGTCCTGCAGGATTGCGCGGACGACCGTCCGGTGACCGGCGACGTCTACCTCGCCGTTGGCGCCGAGTCCGAGCTGCAGGCGATCCGGCGGGCGCAGGCCGCGCGGGCTTGCGTGGTGCTCGTCCGCGGTAGCGCGGAGCTGACCGAGGAGACGGTCTCGGCCGCCGAGCTCGCGGGGCTCGCCGTGATGCTGGTCGATCCCGCGGTGTCCTGGAGCGAGCTGGCGGGCGTGGTCTACGGCCTGGTGCTCGAAGGCCGCGAGACCGAGTCGGGGCGGGGGCCCACCGACTTGTTCGCGCTGGCCGACAGCCTCGCCGATGCGGTCGACGGCGCGGTCGTCATCGAAGACCGGTTGTCGTCGCTGCTGGCCTATTCGAGTTCGCACCACCAGGCCGACCCCGCGCGGCTGGCGACCATCGTGGAACGCCAAGCTCCGGCGCGGCTGCGCGAGCTGTTCGAGGTGCGCGGAGTGTTCGCCCACCTCGCGGTCTCGGACGAGCCGTTGTTCGTCGAGCCGGATCCGGCGCAGGGGCTCACCGGCCGGATGGTGGTGGCGGTCCGCGCGAATCGGGAGTTGCTCGGTTCGGTGTGGGTGGACTGCGGCGAGCCGCTGACCGGCGTGCGGCGCATGGCCCTGATCGAGGGTGCCCGCACGGTGTCGCTGCACCTGCTGCGCTCGCGCGCGAGCGCGGACCTGGAGAGGCAGGTCGAGTCGGACCTGGTGATGCGGTTGCTGGAAGGCACCGCTGCGGCCGCCGCGCTGGTCGGCAGGCTCGGGTTGCCGCCGGGGCCGCTGCGGGTGATCGCGATCCGCCCGAATGTCCTCGAGGACCACTCCGGCCTGCTGCTGGCGTTCGACCGGGCGACCGCGGGCTTCGGCTGGTCGCGACCGGGCCGCAGCGCGTTGTCCGGCAACACCCTCTACACCGTGCTTTCCAGCGAGGACGTCGCGACCGCGCGGGCTTGGGTGGCCGCGTTGCGCCGGGTGCTGCCGGATCAGGTCAGCGTTTGGGCCGGGATCAGCGGGATGGCGTCGGCGGCGGAACTCTCCGCGGCGCGCCAGGAAGCCGAGGAGTGCTTGGCGCTGCACCAAAGTCGCTCGACCGATGCGCAACCGCGGGCGTACGACGAATCGTGGGACGAAATCCTGCTGCACCGGCTGCGCGCGGCGGCCGCTGCCGGGCGCACGCCTGCGCGCGGTCCGGTCGCCGAATTGCGCTCGTACGACCGCGAACACCGGACCGCGTACGTGGCGACGCTGGCCGCGTGGCTGGACGCCCAAGGCGAACTCGCCGAAGCGGGGGAGCGCCTCGGGGTGCACGCGAACACGGTGCGCTATCGACTGCGCAGGATGGCCGAGGTGACCGCGCTCGACCTGCAGGACCCGCGCAAGCGGCTGGCCATGATGATCGACTTGGCGGCCCACGAGGCCTGA
- a CDS encoding aspartate/glutamate racemase family protein encodes MRILIVNVNTTPSITESIGAQAAGAAAPGTEIVPLTPPFGAESVEGNYESYLAAVAVMEAVRAYPEPFDAVIQAGYGEHGREGLQELLEVPVVDITEAAASTAQFVGRTYSVVTSLDRTVPLIEDRLAAAGLNSRCASVRASGLPVLELDRDPRAAVEAIAQEAVRAVQDDRAEVVCLGCGGMSGLAERVIERTGVPVVDGVTAAVTTAESLIRLGLTTSKVRTYAPPRPKTMTNWPPR; translated from the coding sequence GTGCGCATTCTCATCGTCAACGTCAACACGACTCCGTCGATCACCGAATCGATCGGTGCGCAGGCCGCCGGTGCGGCGGCTCCCGGCACCGAGATCGTCCCGCTGACGCCGCCGTTCGGCGCGGAATCGGTGGAGGGCAACTACGAGAGCTACCTCGCGGCGGTCGCCGTGATGGAAGCCGTCCGGGCCTACCCGGAACCGTTCGACGCCGTCATCCAGGCCGGCTACGGCGAGCACGGCCGGGAAGGCCTGCAGGAGTTGCTCGAGGTCCCGGTCGTGGACATCACCGAGGCCGCCGCGAGCACCGCCCAGTTCGTCGGCCGCACCTACTCGGTGGTGACCAGCCTGGACCGCACCGTTCCACTGATCGAGGACCGGCTGGCCGCCGCAGGGCTGAACAGCCGGTGCGCTTCCGTGCGCGCGAGCGGTCTGCCGGTGCTGGAACTCGACCGCGATCCCCGGGCCGCCGTCGAAGCCATCGCCCAGGAGGCGGTGCGCGCGGTGCAGGACGACCGGGCCGAGGTCGTCTGCCTGGGCTGCGGCGGCATGTCGGGCCTGGCCGAGCGAGTGATCGAACGCACCGGAGTGCCGGTCGTCGACGGGGTCACCGCGGCGGTGACGACCGCCGAATCCCTCATCCGCCTCGGGCTGACGACCTCGAAGGTGCGCACCTACGCACCTCCGCGGCCCAAGACGATGACCAACTGGCCGCCGCGCTGA
- a CDS encoding class I SAM-dependent methyltransferase: MAEQSLWMQKVAADPGHSAWYIDRLRGMARAGNDLAGEARLVDAMAPRGARILDAGCGPGRVGAALAAAGHDVVGVDVDAALIAAAEQDHPGPRWIVGDLSELELRGHGITAPFDVIVCAGNVLPFLAPGTRGAVLANFREHLTAEGRLAVGFGAGRGYDFDEFFADAAAAGLGTDLKLSTWDLRPLARDSGFLVAVLSPVGGDVAQNTA; encoded by the coding sequence ATGGCCGAGCAAAGTCTTTGGATGCAGAAGGTCGCCGCCGACCCCGGGCACTCCGCCTGGTACATCGACCGGCTCCGCGGCATGGCTCGCGCGGGCAACGACCTCGCCGGTGAAGCGCGCCTGGTCGACGCCATGGCCCCGCGCGGCGCGCGCATCCTCGACGCGGGTTGCGGACCCGGCCGGGTCGGAGCCGCGCTGGCCGCGGCCGGTCACGACGTCGTCGGGGTCGACGTCGACGCCGCGCTGATCGCGGCTGCCGAGCAGGACCATCCCGGGCCGCGCTGGATCGTCGGCGACCTGTCCGAACTCGAGCTGCGCGGGCACGGCATCACCGCGCCGTTCGACGTGATCGTGTGCGCCGGGAACGTGCTGCCGTTCCTGGCGCCGGGAACGCGTGGCGCCGTCCTGGCGAACTTCCGCGAACACCTCACGGCCGAAGGGCGGCTCGCGGTCGGATTCGGGGCGGGCCGGGGATACGACTTCGACGAGTTCTTCGCCGACGCCGCGGCAGCGGGGCTCGGCACCGACCTCAAGTTGTCCACTTGGGACTTGCGCCCGCTCGCCCGGGACTCCGGATTCCTGGTCGCGGTGCTGAGCCCGGTCGGCGGTGACGTCGCGCAGAACACCGCCTGA